One window of Paroedura picta isolate Pp20150507F chromosome 2, Ppicta_v3.0, whole genome shotgun sequence genomic DNA carries:
- the LOC143828690 gene encoding olfactory receptor 4S2-like, with product MKNMSNVTEFVLLGLTQNEEMQIICFVLFLFFYLIIVLGNLLIVITIIFSSHLNSPMYYFLSYLSFVDICYSSVTAPKMIADFLVEKKTISFIGCIAQLFGVHFFGCTEIFILTVMAYDRYIAICKPLHYTTIMTKQICSQMVAASWVGGFMHSMVQILVTAQLPFCGPNEIDHYFCDIHPLLKLACTDTYIVGIIVVANSGMIALSCFLILVVSYIVILVSLRSHSSEGRQKALSTCASHVMVVILFFGPCTFTYIRPSSNFSEDKTVAVFYTVITPMLNPLIYTLRNEEVKNAMKKLWGRKLISSGKTKM from the coding sequence ATGAAGAACATGAGCAATGTAACAGAATTTGTCCTCTTGGGCCTTACCCAGAATGAAGAAATGCAGATAATCTGTTTTGTGCTATTTTTGTTCTTCTATTTAATCATAGTGCTGGGAAACCTCCTCATTGTCATCACCATAATTTTCAGCTCTCACTTGAACTCTCCAATGTACTATTTCCTGAGCTACTTATCTTTTGTAGACATCTGTTATTCCTCTGTTACAGCCCCCAAAATGATTGCAGACTTCCTTGTTGAGAAAAAAACCATTTCTTTCATTGGTTGCATAGCGCAGCTCTTTGGGGTCCATTTCTTTGGTTGTACTGAGATTTTCATTCTCACAGTGATGGCATATGATCGATACATAGCAATTTGTAAACCACTCCATTATACCACCATTATGACCAAACAAATTTGTAGCCAGATGGTGGCAGCCTCCTGGGTAGGAGGTTTTATGCATTCAATGGTGCAGATTCTTGTTACGGCTCAGCTTCCGTTCTGCGGACCCAATGAGATTGACCACTATTTCTGTGATATCCACCCTTTACTGAAACTGGCATGCACAGATACATATATTGTTGGTATCATAGTGGTTGCTAATAGTGGGATGATTGCTTTGAGCTGTTTCCTCATCTTGGTTGTGTCATACATTGTCATCTTGGTCTCCTTGAGATCTCACTCTTCAGAAGGGCGTCAAAAAGCTCTTTCTACTTGTGCTTCCCATGTCATGgtagtgattttattttttgggCCATGCACCTTTACATATATTCGTCCTTCCAGTAACTTCTCTGAAGATAAAACAGTggctgttttttatactgttaTTACTCCAATGCTGAACCCGTTAATCTACACATTAAGAAACGAGGAAGTAAAGAATGCCATGAAAAAATTATGGGGTAGAAAACTGATATCAAGTGGGAAAACAAAAATGTGA